The window CTTCTTGTTTCTTGTTTGTTGTGCTTCACTATCCATTGTTAATGCTCATCTATTGAAAGTTTGCAAGTTTGATCGGATCTATCAGCTTGGAGATTCGATTTCTGACACTGGAAATTTGATACGTGAGTATCCTATCGGAGTCAACACTGCCTTCGCAAGACTTCCCTATGGTGAAACTTTTTTCAAGAACGCCACGGGTCGTTGTTCGAATGGTTTTCTTATGATCGACTATAtaggtataaattttattaatacgGATAAATTTTGATCAATGCATAATATGATCTTGTCTTTTACGTACAgttgattgattttaaatttacttgtatataaggaaataaacaaaaaatttcttgattatttattattttatccggattatttgatttttttgtccaatttcgCCACATCATTCCTAATAGTATTTTATTTCCTTAATTCGATAAGGGACTCATATACTTAGTTTTTAGGTCAGGTAGTCGTGGGAATAATTCaaagttatttattttcaataaatatatataaatattaatttgttttcaaTTGGTTGATGCTGTAATAGTAAATCTATAATCGTGTTGTTTCTGTTAGCCAAGGATGCTGGTCTTCCATTGCTTTCGCCTTACAGAAACTCAACAGCAGACTTCAAGCATGGAGTCAACTTTGCGGTTGCAGGCTCTACCGCGTTATCATCACAAGTTCTGGCAAGCAAAAAAATTCTGAATCCTGTCACGAATTCTTCTCTCGATGTACAGTTGGGTTGGATGTCGTCTCATTTCGATTCTATCTGCTTTGATCATAGAGGTCAGTAATTAAACTTTTTCGTCTTCAaatagaattttcaaaaatttctaaacaaTTTATATGTTTCGAATTTATGTATAGATTGTGTTGAGAAACTTCATGATGCCCTTTTCATGGTTGGAGAAATCGGTGGGAATGATTACAACTACGCAATCTTTCAAGGCAAATCGATTGAAGAGCTAAAAAGCATGGTGCCGGATATTGTTAATACCATTATGGAGGGAGTCAAGGTAATTTTAAAGGGGAAACAACAATGAATATTGTGTTATTCTCAATGTTTCAATAACCATTCTTTAAGCACCtacaaaattattaattgtatgtatatgtttaaatatttcCAGAAAGTGATTGGTTTTGGGGCTACGAGAGTGGTGGTTCCGGGAAACTTCCCCATCGGCTGCCTCCCAATCTACCAAACGGCTTTCCGGTCCAATGTCTCCATAGCATATGATGAGAACCAATGCCTTAAACAGTTGAATGACTTCGCAACATACCACAACCAGCAACTCCAACAAGCCATCCACAAACTACAACGAGAGATACCAAATGCCATGATCATCTATGGAGATTATTACAACGCCTATCAATTTCTGCTCAACTTTGCACGATTTTACGGTATGTTTCTCTATTTGTATATATGCAGTAAACCATATCGCGCGTTGCAACACTCGTTAGATCATAAATAATGGATGTTATTTTGTATCAATATTGTAGGATTTGATACGGAAAGGGCTTGTTGTGGGATTGGAGGCAAATACAATTTCGACTTGACAAGAATGTGTGGAGCTGATGGTGTTGAAGTATGCTCGGATCCTCATCGATACATGAGTTGGGACGGAGTGCATTTAACTCAAGAAGGATACAAGATCATGTCGGCTTGGTTGATTAATGAAATCTTCCACAAGCTTCATTGTCATTTCTGAATTAATATACTATATTCAGCAGCAGCAGTAGCTTTTATTCTTTATATGTAGGCTAAACATAGCTAAATCGTACGTAACCATTTTAAGTTAGATTAATGTCTTTTATTTGCGTGGTTAATTAGTTAGAttagttatatatttttaaaatagactTTTATCACGTTTAAATATATAACAAAGTTTGTGAcatgttttgtttatattttcctAGATCTCCTCGATTTCCTTTATTTGTACTAATCTGTCAATTAATCACCAATCATTTACGGCTTCAAAATCCGTAAACAAAAAATCCGGTTCCGTCAAAATTTAAAAGTGTTCCAATTAAGCAAGAATTAATTATCTAATTATTGAACTTGAATACAATAATAGAGTGTTATGTGCACGTTTTCCATTAATGAgatgaaggaaataagaacaCAAGTCAAGTAAACAGAAAATTCTGAAAttggtttttcaatttttttttttaaaaaaataaataacacacCGAGgatttgtaaatattaaaattatcactCATCAAAACAATTGTTTCTTTTACTTTCATCTTATtatgctaatttttttaaacatctTATACAGAAGAAAcatagataataaaaaaaatattttaacaaattattattcatCAAAATTTAAGGTAATTTATTTGCGTATATACATTCTTCAAAACTAGTGCATTATGCAATTATCACTGGaggata of the Primulina huaijiensis isolate GDHJ02 chromosome 1, ASM1229523v2, whole genome shotgun sequence genome contains:
- the LOC140990133 gene encoding GDSL esterase/lipase At5g03980-like, which gives rise to MAHQRALAAFLFLVCCASLSIVNAHLLKVCKFDRIYQLGDSISDTGNLIREYPIGVNTAFARLPYGETFFKNATGRCSNGFLMIDYIAKDAGLPLLSPYRNSTADFKHGVNFAVAGSTALSSQVLASKKILNPVTNSSLDVQLGWMSSHFDSICFDHRDCVEKLHDALFMVGEIGGNDYNYAIFQGKSIEELKSMVPDIVNTIMEGVKKVIGFGATRVVVPGNFPIGCLPIYQTAFRSNVSIAYDENQCLKQLNDFATYHNQQLQQAIHKLQREIPNAMIIYGDYYNAYQFLLNFARFYGFDTERACCGIGGKYNFDLTRMCGADGVEVCSDPHRYMSWDGVHLTQEGYKIMSAWLINEIFHKLHCHF